Within the Vibrio tasmaniensis genome, the region AGGCACGGTTCAACTGAATGGCCAAGTCACCCCTAACAGCATTGAATTAGCACAGCTCGACCTGCAAAGCATCAAGTGGATTACAGAAAGCCAAGATAGCTCTCTACCCGCCTCTCGCCTAATACCTTGGCTCACGCAGCTCCAGAATGTCGAAATTAGCCGACTTAACATAGAACGCAGCCAACTTATCCAACTCGCACAAAAGCCTTACTGGCAGGTCTCAGGATTACATATCGAGGGGGATCAAGTTCAACTTCTTCAGGATAGAAAGCTAGGTCTGTGGCAAGGAAAGCTGATGGCCAGTGCGAATGATGCCAGCTACCAAAACATTATTAGCGCTCAACCTGTGCTTGAAATGAATAGCGAGCAAGGAAAATGGACGCTGACACGCCTGTTTGTCCCACTAAAACACGGCTATATTGAAGCCAACGCAACACTCGACTTCAACCAAATCAGTAAGCCATGGAGCATAGATATTTCTGCCGATGGGTTACCCATTGCGCCCATGCTGCAGCAACTTGAACTACCGCTCGACGCAACCGGTTATGGCGAATTTGAACTTCAAGCTGCGGGTTTATACGGCGATTCATTAATGCTCGGCTATTCCACAACAGGTCAACTCACTGGTAGCGTTCGCCAAGGTGTGATGACCTTTAATGATAAGCTTTCTGAAACATCGACTGATAACGTATTTGAAATCCCAGAGCTCAATGCGAATTTTGACCGTGGACGCTTCACACTTGAACCAGTGCACATTATTGGTGCATCGGCAGCAGAGCAAAGCGAACAAAGGATTCAAACGTTAAATGGCGAAATTTCTGGAGAGCTCGACTTGCTAAAAACCGAGCAACACACTCTCTCTATTTCACTATCCGACCCATGCCACCAAATATCAGGAAAGCTCACCCAAGCTGAGTATTCCGAGATTAACGACTGCCAACAAAAAAGCGCCACTCCACAAGAGTAGCGCCTTCTATCTGTATCTTTATCTGCTAGCCATTGTCAGCTATACGCTTACGTTGGAGTCTGTTGATAATCTCTTTTTGTAGTCAGGGATCAGCATATAGGTTCCCGTAAACTCAACCGCCTCCACGTCGCCACTGTTAATGGTCACGTGAATGATGATACGAGCTTTTCTTCCAGACGCGAGGCGATCTAAATCGCCACTGATCCCATCCAATGACGTGGATGCCACTGGGTTTTGCTCAACTGGATGACGGTAACGAATATTACTATCTGCTAGTACGATATCACCTGTCAACCCACGCTCCTTCATTAGTAACCAAGTCATACCCCAACCGGTTAAGGTCGCCAAGGTAAAGGCTGAGCCAGCAAACATGGTGTTATGAGGGTTAAGGTTTGGATTCAACTGAGCACTACACTCGAACTGATAACCCGTGTATTGGTTAATCTTGATGCCCATCTTGTCACTGATCGGGATCTGATGCTCCCAGCGCTGCTGAAGCTCATTACACCATTCTGGTTTGCGCAGTACATCAGCCATTGGATCAAGAGGTTTTACCATCTGTTGGTGACGCACAGGCCCACGTTGGTCGTTAATCTCACCACGACGCTCAAACTCATTCTTCTCATAGAATGAGATCGCATCTTCACGAGCATTACACACCAAACGCTTCGCACCTTCTTGACGTGCCAGTGACTCTAGCGCAACCAAGATAAGTGAGCCCATGCCTTTGCTTTGGCGAGAGTTCTTCACCGCCATATAGCGAATCTGCCCCTCTAGATCTGGGGTGATATAGAGACGACCAATCGCCATCGGGCGACCTCGACCATCAACAATCATGCGATGGTGACTCATTGGGTCATATTCATCGCGCTCTGAACCGACCGGCATTCGCCAAGGTTCACGGAGCATTTGCCAACGAAAATGGTAATACTTGTTCAGTTGATTTTCGGTGGTCGGGGTTATGAGTTTAAACATGCTTATTCCTTTAAGCCTAAACCTGCAGCCAGAATGTCACTGGGCCATCATTAACCAAAGACACTTTCATGTCGGCTGCGAATCGGCCACGTTCCGTTGGCAACACTGATTCACATTGGTCAGAGAAGTAGTTGTAAAGACGCTCTGCATCTTCTGGGTGAGCACCGCGAGAAAATCCAGCTCGTGTCCCTTTCTTGGTGTCAGCTGGCAAAGTGAATTGAGACACCACTAATACCTTACCTTCTACCTGCTTCACGTTAAGGTTCATTTTATCGTCTTCATCTCCAAAGACACGATAAGTGGTCACTCGTTCCATCAAACGTTTGGCTTTGGCTTCGTCATCACCTTTTTCTACACCTAACAGAACTAATAAGCCTTGCTCAATCTCACCCACTACTTCGCCATCAACACGGACGGCAGCTTCACTTACTCTCTGGATCAGTGCTATCACTGTTGTTTCCTTGCTCTGTAATTTTGTCTTTATCCGACGAGTGTACCATTTCTTGAGAGTCACTCCACTGTTCCTGCTCGCCCAACGCGGCCGTCACTTCAGCACCCACTAACACAATCAACCAGCACAAATAGACCCAAACAAAAAGAATGGGAATCGCCGCTAATGCGCCATAAATCAACTGGTAAGACGGAAACTGAGTAATGTAAGCTGCAAAGCCTTTCTTGCTGAGTTCGAACAACAGAGCCGCCACTAGAGAGCCAGCTGCCGCATGAGAAAAGTGAATCTTTTTGTTGGGAACCAACAGATACAGACCGAAAAACGCAAAGAATGAGGTAATCAAAGGGAGCTTGCGAATCACGGTATTAAAAGCACTCGACACGACTTCGTTTTGTAACAAGTTTAATGATGTCACATACGACGTTGCAGCAATGCTCGCTCCGATCAAAATAGGCCCAAGTGTTAGCACCATCCAATACATCGAAAAAGACAACACAGCACGTCGCTTTTCCGTTACTCGCCAGATGTAGTTTAGGTTTTTATCAATATTGGAGATCAGCATCAGAGCGGCAATGAATAAGAACACACTGCCCACCGCCGTCATCTTGCCGGTATTAGCAACAAACTCCAGTAAAGCACCATGCACCGCATCCCCGGAAGCGGGAACAAAGTTGGTAATAACGAAGTTTTGAATCACTAAACCAACATCAGCAAAAACTGAAAATGACGACAAAATAGAGAGCAAAACCGTCAACATCGGTACGATCGAGAGCAAAGTAATGTACGCCAAGTACCCTGCATTCACATTAACTCTATCGTGCGTCATCCGCGTAAGAAGATAGCGGGAAAACTGGATGCTTCCTGTAGCTGCCTTTTTTATCTTCAACTTGTAACTCCCTGGTAACTCGTTCATAGTCCTAATTAATATTCCGTTATATTAATCACAGTAAGTAAATGTTCAAAAATAGCGTAGGAAAAAGGCTTGAGAACAAGGCAGAGTTTTGTGATAAGTAGTTATTCTACAATCAAAAACTCTAACGCCGTTATCGAGCATTTTAACAAGCTAGGTTGAGCAGTTATTTACTACGATTGATATTATTTAACTATAGGAAACTAGGATGCCTTATTTAATAGTTATAGTCCTCTCTATTTTTACTCTTACTGGATGCCAATCAGCTTATTACTCCGCCATGGAGCAAGTGGGTTACCACAAGCGTGACATTATGGTTGATAGAGTGGAAGACGCTAAAGAGTCGCAACAGGACGCTCAGGAAGAGTTTACTAGCGCACTTGAAGCTTTGAGTAGCCTAACTAATTTTAGTGGCGGCGACCTTGAAGACATGTACAACAAGATTAATGATAAATACCAAGACAGTGAAAAAGCCGCACAAAATGTCAGTGACCGCATTGCTGCGATTGAAGATGTGTCGGATGCGCTATTTGCAGAATGGCAGGGAGAGTTGGACCTTTACACCAGCGATTCACTGCGTCGTTCAAGTGAGAAAAAGCTGCGTGAAACCAAATCGTCTTACCAGACTATGCTTTCAGCGATGAAACGGGCTGAGAAGAAAATGGATCCGGTACTCAACACTCTTCGCGACAACACGCTTTATCTCAAACACAACCTCAATGCGAGTGCCGTTGGTTCATTGCAGGGAGAGTTTATGAGCTTAGAAAAAGACATCGCCTACGCGATAACACAGATGAATGCTGCGATAGCTGAGTCGGATAAGTTCTTAGCACAACTCAACCAAAAATAACGCTTCAGAGACAGAACACGATGAAGCCAATCATTATTACTGGCGGCCCCGGAGCCGGAAAAACAACTCTGATTAATGCCTTGGGTGACATAGGTTACCCAACCTTCGCAGAATCCTCTCGCCAATTGATAGAACAACAGAGCCAACTTGAGAACGGTATCTTACCTTGGTTAGACCTACCGGGCTTTGCTCGCTTGTGTTTAGACGTGATGAGCGAGCAAAAAGAGCAAGCGAAGCAGCACCAAATTGCTTTTCTTGACCGTGCGATTCCAGATATCTGTGGTTACTTAGCTCAGGCTAATCTTGAGATTGATGCGAACTACCGAGAAGCGAGCCAAGGCTACCACCCCCAAGTGCTGTTCTGTCGTCCTGAGGCATCGATTTACGTACAAGATGATGTGAGACCTTATCCGTTTGAGGAGGCATTAGAGATTCACCACGCGCTAGTCAGAGTCTATCAAAAGCTAGGTTATGAGGTGATCGAAGTGCCATTTATGTCGGTCGATGAGCGGCTTCAATTCGTTGAGCGTTACTTAGGTATCAAAAGCTAGATCCCCAACTCGGTCGTTGCTCCCTCTTGAGGATGACGAATACTTGAACGCCCTTCGTATCCTGCATCTCGTTTACCCGTATCTACTCCAACACCATATAAAACAAAAGCCCCGAGCAGCTAGGCTACACGGGGCTTTCTTATTTATTCTAAAACGTATTGCTTGAATAGCTAGAAGCTAGTCAACTGGCAATTAAGCCTTAGCTGGACGTGCTGCACGCTTACGTTCGTTTTCAGTAAGAAGCTTCTTACGGATACGTACGTTTAGTGGCGTTACTTCTACTAGTTCATCTTCATCGATAAACTCAAGAGCTTGCTCTAGAGTGTGCTTGATCGGTGGAGAAAGAACTTGTGCTTCATCAGTACCAGATGCACGAACGTTCGTTAGTTGCTTACCTTTCAGACAGTTTACTGTCAGGTCGTTTGAACGGTTGTGAATACCGATTACTTGACCTTCATAAACTTCATCAGCGTGCTCTGTAAATAGACGACCACGAGCTTGAAGGAAGAACAATGCGTAAGTCAGTGCTTTACCAGTCGCGTTCGAGATTAGAACACCGTTGTTACGTTGACCAATGATACCGCCTTTGTAAGGACCGTAGTGATCGAACGAGTGGTAAATAAGACCAGAACCAGACGTCATTGTAAGGAATTCAGTTTGGAAACCGATAAGACCACGAGAAGGCATCATGAAGTCCATGCGAACACGGCCTTTACCATCTGGTGCCATATCTGTTAGCTCACCCTTACGTAGACCGATGCTTTCCATGATCGCACCTTGGTGCTCTTCAACTACATCGATAGTAACCGTTTCGAACGGTTCCATTTTCTGACCATCTTCTTCTTTGATGATTACTTCTGGACGAGATACTGCTAGCTCGAAACCTTCACGACGCATGTTTTCGATCAGGATAGAAAGGTGAAGTTCACCACGGCCTGATACACGGAAACGGTCTGGACTTTCAGTTTCTTCAACACGTAGTGCAACGTTGTGAACCAATTCTTTTTCAAGACGCTCAAGGATGTTACGTGAAGTTACAAACTTACCTTCTTTACCCGCGAACGGAGAAGTGTTTACTTGGAAAGTCATTGTTACTGTTGGTTCATCAACAGATAGAGGTTCCATTGCTTCAACAGTGTTTACGTCACAGATAGTGTCTGAAATTTTCAGCTCACCAAGACCAGTGATTGCAATGATGTCACCAGCGTTAGCTTGTTCTACTTCGTGACGCTCAAGACCTAGGTAACCAAGTACAGTACCTACTTTACCGTTACGTTTCTTGCCTTCAGCATTCACGATAGTTACTTGTTGGTTTGGCTTAACCGAACCACGAGTAACACGAGCAACACCGATAACACCTACGTAAGAGCTGTAATCAAGTTGCGAAATTTGCATTTGTAGTGGACCGTCAAGGTCAACTGCTGGCGCTTCTACTGTATCAACAACAGCTTGGAACAATGGTTCCATGTTCTCGCCAGTTTCGCCTTCAGTCATTGTTGCCCAACCGTTTAGAGCTGAAGCGTAAACAACGGTGAAGTCTAGTTGCTCATCTGTAGCACCTAGGTTGTCGAAAAGGTCGAATACTTGATCCATAACCCAATCAGGACGAGCGCCTGGGCGGTCAATCTTGTTGATTACAACGATTGGCTTAAGACCGTGTGCGAATGCTTTTTGCGTTACGAAACGAGTTTGAGGCATTGGGCCATCAACTGCGTCAACGATAAGCAGAACAGAATCAACCATAGACATGATACGCTCAACTTCACCACCGAAGTCCGCGTGTCCCGGAGTATCTACGATGTTGATGCGGTAATCATTCCAGTTGATTGCTGTGTTCTTAGCAAGGATTGTAATGCCACGCTCTTTTTCGATGTCATTCGAATCCATGACACGCTCTTCAGCTTCACCACGAGACTCAAGAGTGCCTGACTGTTGTAGTAGTTTATCAACCAAAGTCGTTTTACCGTGGTCAACGTGCGCGATGATCGCGATATTTCTTAACTTATCAATCTGTGGAGTAGACATGGATTCTCGATTCACTCATAAAAGTAGCCGTCACTTATCTCAAAAGTTTGGATAATAACCGCTAGCTTGATTTAAAAAACGGTCAATAATATACCAGATTCTAGACAAAAACCCAGAAATATGTGATCTCAACCAAGGCTTTTTTCTTTATTAGCGATTCATATCCGCTTAACTTTGGTTCCGCACAGTGTCTAGTCGACTAATTCTCAGGGTTATCGAAAAGCATCACCCGCGAAGTGGGCAATCAAATCTCCGGCAAAATAACAAAAGTGGATTGACAACTTAGGCAATTCATTGCTGAATGGTGTTCGCTTATGTCTCATATTGGTGCACAGATAAATCATTGCACCAATGCAGTGCAACAACAGATCATTTTGGTGCAAAAAGCAAAGTAAGCAAAACAAACAAATGAGTAAATCATTGAAATTAATGGAATAATTTTTTTGGCACGTTTTTGGCTATAGATAAATCAGCATCGATTAATGCACGTATAGACATTAATCAATGCTGGTTTCAACCGAATCGAGCTAATACCGAATTAATAACACTGGAGGTTATCCAAGATGTCAGTAGAAAATGTACTATCCCTGATCCAAGAGAACGAAGTTAAATTTATCGACTTACGTTTTACTGATACAAAAGGTAAAGAGCAGCACATCTCTATCCCTTCTCACCAAGTTGACGCAGACTTCTTCGAAGAAGGCAAAATGTTTGACGGCTCTTCAGTAGCTGGTTGGAAAGGCATTAATGAATCTGACATGGTAATGATGCCAGACGCAGCTTCTGCTGTACTGGACCCATTCACAGAAGATGCAACACTAAACATCCGTTGTGACATCCTTGAGCCTGCAACAATGCAAGGCTACGACCGTGACCCACGCTCTATTGCTAAACGTTCTGAAGAATACCTACGTTCTACGGGTATCGCAGACACAGTTCTAGTGGGTCCAGAGCCAGAATTCTTCCTATTTGACGACGTTAAGTTCTCAAACGACATGTCTGGTTCTTTCTTCAAGATCGATGACGTAGAAGCAGCTTGGAACACAGGTTCTGACATCGAAGGCGGTAACAAAGGCCACCGTCCTGGCGTTAAAGGCGGTTACTTCCCAGTAGCTCCTGTAGATTCATCTCAAGACATCCGTTCAGCAATGTGTCTAGTAATGGAAGAGATGGGCCTAGTTGTTGAAGCTCACCACCACGAAGTTGCAACTGCGGGTCAAAACGAAATCGCAACTCGCTTCAACACGCTAACAACAAAAGCGGATGAGACTCAAATCTACAAGTACGTTGTGCACAACGTTGCTCACGCATTTGGCAAAACAGCGACATTCATGCCTAAGCCACTCGTTGGTGACAACGGTTCTGGTATGCACGTTCACATGTCATTGAACAAAGATGGCCAAAACTTGTTTGCTGGTGATAAGTACGGCGGCCTATCTGAAATGGCGCTTTACTACATCGGTGGTGTAATCAAGCACGCTCGTGCAATCAACGCATTTGCTAACCCATCAACGAACTCGTACAAGCGTCTTGTACCTGGTTTTGAAGCACCTGTGATGCTTGCTTACTCAGCACGTAACCGTTCTGCTTCTATCCGTATCCCAGTAGTACCAAGCCCGAAAGCACGTCGTATCGAGCTACGTTTTGGTGACCCAGCAGCTAACCCATACCTATGCTACTCAGCAATGCTGATGGCTGGCCTTGACGGTATCAAGAACAAGATCCACCCAGGCGAAGCTATGGATAAAGATCTATACGACCTTCCTGCAGAAGAAGCGGCTGAAATCCCAACAGTTGCTGAATCTCTACAAGGTGCTCTAGCAGCACTTAACGAAGACCGTGAGTTCCTAACTGCTGGTGGCGTATTCTCTGACGATTTCATCGATTCTTACATCACACTGAAATCTGACGACGTACAACGCGTGAACATGGCAACACACCCACTTGAGTTTGAACTGTACTACTCAGTTTAATCCTCAGTCGGTTAGCATGTAATTCTTACTACAGTAAAAGCTACTGCAACATGTAAGAAGCACTAAAAAATATTAGGCTCGCCTCGCAGGCGGGCCTTTTTTCTATTCTCCCTCCCCCTGAACCCTCGTAACATACTCGATATCAAGCACAACAAAACTAGCGGCACACGTGAAGCAACCTTGCGATAAAAAATAGGCTAACGATATGAAAAACATACTGTTATTTTTCGGTTTAATAGTCACACTATCGTGCTCGGCTCAAACGGTGTACACCTGGGAAGATGAAAATGGTGTGCTCCACTTTAGTGATACTCCTACCGCTGCCGATGCTAAAGCTCTTCGCTTGCCTGACGTACAAGCTTCCGCGCCTGCCCCTGAATTTGAAACCTCAACGCCTGTTGACTCAACAGATTCATCTCCAACTAAAACGACAACACCAACTCAAGCTCAGGAAAAAACAGATAACACGAAACGAGAGGTACCCGCTCAGTTAGCCCTCAGCATGCTGACTCCAGTTCATGATCAAACCATCCGCAGCAACCGTGGCTTAATCCCAATAAAAATAGAACTCAACCGCAAGCTTGGTATTGGAGAGCAGTTGCAATTGATGCTCGATGGTCGTCGTTATGGCGCTCCACAAACCCAACCTAATTGGGAATTGAAAGGTATCGATCGAGGCACTCACACCATTGCAATTCAAGCACATAGAAGCGGCAAGCTTATTGCATCTACTAGTCCTGTCACCGTGTATTTACATCGAGCGACGCTCAAGTAAGCCAATGTGTTAAAAGAGGCCAAATTACCTCTACTTTTCACCTGATCGAAGCAGCTTTCAGCGACTCTAATGAATTATCTTTAGCTTCTGGTTGATATGCGCCATACTTGAACTTAGCTTCGCACCAATTTGGTGCAGTGAGAAAAACACCAGTTCAAGGACGAAATAGTGAATCGATCAGCCAAAAGCGACAGCATAGATACACATCATCTTTCCAGCGCCATTCTCGACAATATGGTGACCTCAACATTGATGCTCGATGAGCAACTGTATGTCCGATACGCCAACCCGGCGGCTGAACAACTCTTTTCGCAAAGTGCACGACGTATCGTTGATCATCCTCTGAGCCAACTTATCCAGCACGCCTCACTGGATTTAGCGCTGTTAACTCAACCGCTACAAAGTGGCCAGAGCATTACCGACAGTGACGTTACCTTTGTGGTTGATAACCGCCCACTAATGCTTGAAGTCACGGTGAGCCCAATCTCTTGGCAGCGAGAAACGCTGTTATTGGTTGAGATGCGCAAGATAGACCAACAAAGACGCCTCAGCCAAGAGCTCAACCAACACGCACAACAACAAGCGGCTAAACTATTGGTGCGCGGATTAGCCCATGAGATTAAGAATCCATTGGGCGGATTAAGAGGAGCCGCGCAGCTACTTGGTAAAATGCTCCCTGATCAGTCCCTTAATGAATATACGCAGATCATTATTGAACAAGCCGACCGCCTGAGAGCTCTGGTCGATCGCCTGCTTGGCCCACAGAAACCGGGGACCAAATCGGAAGAGAACCTTCACCAAATACTTGAAAAAGTAAGGCAACTCGTCGAGCTTGAATCAGGTTCAACACTCGTCATCGAACGAGACTACGACCCGAGCTTACCGGACATCTTGATGGATTCAGCACAGGTAGAACAAGCCATGCTCAATATAGTGAGCAACGCAGCTCAGATTCTGAAGACTCAAGAATCAGGAAAAATCACCATTCGCACCAGAACGGTGCATCAAGCAAACATTCATGGTCAGCGACACAAACTCGCCGCTCGCATTGAGATCTGCGACAACGGCCCGGGTATCCCCGATGAATTGAAAGACACCCTGTTTTACCCAATGGTCAGCGGACGAGAAGGAGGCACTGGCTTAGGGCTATCGATATCTCAAAACCTGATCGATCAGCACAATGGCAAAATTGATGTTGAAAGCTGGCCGGGCAACACCACATTCACGATTTATTTGCCGATATAAGCAAAGCTGTGTCTCCCACTGGAAACAACGTTTCATTGGCAACACTGAATACCGAACAATAAAAACAACAATGATTATCACAATAGATTTGGCTGCAAAGGAATTGAATTATGAGTAAGGGATACGTTTGGGTCGTCGATGACGACAGCTCTATCCGCTGGGTAGTAGAGAAAACACTTTCATCTGCGGATATAAAGTGTGAAACATTTGCTGATGCAGAGAGCGTATTACTTGCTCTTGAGCGCGAGACGCCAGATGTACTGGTATCTGATATTCGCATGCCCGGCATTGACGGTATTGAGCTTTTGCATCAGGTTCATCAACGCTCTCCCGACCTGCCAGTGATCATTATGACCGCGCACTCAGACCTTGATGCAGCGGTGAATGCTTATCAAAAAGGCGCTTTTGAGTATCTGCCTAAGCCGTTTGATATCGATGAGACACTGACTTTAGTAGAGCGAGCAATCGCCCACAGCCAAGAGCAAAAACGCGAACAGGCGAGTGAAGCAGTAGAAGACACCAACGCGCCAGAAATCATTGGCGAAGCGCCTGCGATGCAGGAAGTCTTCCGCGCCATTGGTCGTTTGTCTCGGTCATCCATT harbors:
- the glnA gene encoding glutamate--ammonia ligase, with the protein product MSVENVLSLIQENEVKFIDLRFTDTKGKEQHISIPSHQVDADFFEEGKMFDGSSVAGWKGINESDMVMMPDAASAVLDPFTEDATLNIRCDILEPATMQGYDRDPRSIAKRSEEYLRSTGIADTVLVGPEPEFFLFDDVKFSNDMSGSFFKIDDVEAAWNTGSDIEGGNKGHRPGVKGGYFPVAPVDSSQDIRSAMCLVMEEMGLVVEAHHHEVATAGQNEIATRFNTLTTKADETQIYKYVVHNVAHAFGKTATFMPKPLVGDNGSGMHVHMSLNKDGQNLFAGDKYGGLSEMALYYIGGVIKHARAINAFANPSTNSYKRLVPGFEAPVMLAYSARNRSASIRIPVVPSPKARRIELRFGDPAANPYLCYSAMLMAGLDGIKNKIHPGEAMDKDLYDLPAEEAAEIPTVAESLQGALAALNEDREFLTAGGVFSDDFIDSYITLKSDDVQRVNMATHPLEFELYYSV
- the glnL gene encoding nitrogen regulation protein NR(II) → MNRSAKSDSIDTHHLSSAILDNMVTSTLMLDEQLYVRYANPAAEQLFSQSARRIVDHPLSQLIQHASLDLALLTQPLQSGQSITDSDVTFVVDNRPLMLEVTVSPISWQRETLLLVEMRKIDQQRRLSQELNQHAQQQAAKLLVRGLAHEIKNPLGGLRGAAQLLGKMLPDQSLNEYTQIIIEQADRLRALVDRLLGPQKPGTKSEENLHQILEKVRQLVELESGSTLVIERDYDPSLPDILMDSAQVEQAMLNIVSNAAQILKTQESGKITIRTRTVHQANIHGQRHKLAARIEICDNGPGIPDELKDTLFYPMVSGREGGTGLGLSISQNLIDQHNGKIDVESWPGNTTFTIYLPI
- a CDS encoding DUF2959 domain-containing protein, which gives rise to MPYLIVIVLSIFTLTGCQSAYYSAMEQVGYHKRDIMVDRVEDAKESQQDAQEEFTSALEALSSLTNFSGGDLEDMYNKINDKYQDSEKAAQNVSDRIAAIEDVSDALFAEWQGELDLYTSDSLRRSSEKKLRETKSSYQTMLSAMKRAEKKMDPVLNTLRDNTLYLKHNLNASAVGSLQGEFMSLEKDIAYAITQMNAAIAESDKFLAQLNQK
- a CDS encoding virulence factor BrkB family protein, yielding MNELPGSYKLKIKKAATGSIQFSRYLLTRMTHDRVNVNAGYLAYITLLSIVPMLTVLLSILSSFSVFADVGLVIQNFVITNFVPASGDAVHGALLEFVANTGKMTAVGSVFLFIAALMLISNIDKNLNYIWRVTEKRRAVLSFSMYWMVLTLGPILIGASIAATSYVTSLNLLQNEVVSSAFNTVIRKLPLITSFFAFFGLYLLVPNKKIHFSHAAAGSLVAALLFELSKKGFAAYITQFPSYQLIYGALAAIPILFVWVYLCWLIVLVGAEVTAALGEQEQWSDSQEMVHSSDKDKITEQGNNSDSTDPESK
- the dtd gene encoding D-aminoacyl-tRNA deacylase, which translates into the protein MIALIQRVSEAAVRVDGEVVGEIEQGLLVLLGVEKGDDEAKAKRLMERVTTYRVFGDEDDKMNLNVKQVEGKVLVVSQFTLPADTKKGTRAGFSRGAHPEDAERLYNYFSDQCESVLPTERGRFAADMKVSLVNDGPVTFWLQV
- a CDS encoding AAA family ATPase; protein product: MKPIIITGGPGAGKTTLINALGDIGYPTFAESSRQLIEQQSQLENGILPWLDLPGFARLCLDVMSEQKEQAKQHQIAFLDRAIPDICGYLAQANLEIDANYREASQGYHPQVLFCRPEASIYVQDDVRPYPFEEALEIHHALVRVYQKLGYEVIEVPFMSVDERLQFVERYLGIKS
- a CDS encoding DUF4124 domain-containing protein; protein product: MKNILLFFGLIVTLSCSAQTVYTWEDENGVLHFSDTPTAADAKALRLPDVQASAPAPEFETSTPVDSTDSSPTKTTTPTQAQEKTDNTKREVPAQLALSMLTPVHDQTIRSNRGLIPIKIELNRKLGIGEQLQLMLDGRRYGAPQTQPNWELKGIDRGTHTIAIQAHRSGKLIASTSPVTVYLHRATLK
- the typA gene encoding translational GTPase TypA gives rise to the protein MSTPQIDKLRNIAIIAHVDHGKTTLVDKLLQQSGTLESRGEAEERVMDSNDIEKERGITILAKNTAINWNDYRINIVDTPGHADFGGEVERIMSMVDSVLLIVDAVDGPMPQTRFVTQKAFAHGLKPIVVINKIDRPGARPDWVMDQVFDLFDNLGATDEQLDFTVVYASALNGWATMTEGETGENMEPLFQAVVDTVEAPAVDLDGPLQMQISQLDYSSYVGVIGVARVTRGSVKPNQQVTIVNAEGKKRNGKVGTVLGYLGLERHEVEQANAGDIIAITGLGELKISDTICDVNTVEAMEPLSVDEPTVTMTFQVNTSPFAGKEGKFVTSRNILERLEKELVHNVALRVEETESPDRFRVSGRGELHLSILIENMRREGFELAVSRPEVIIKEEDGQKMEPFETVTIDVVEEHQGAIMESIGLRKGELTDMAPDGKGRVRMDFMMPSRGLIGFQTEFLTMTSGSGLIYHSFDHYGPYKGGIIGQRNNGVLISNATGKALTYALFFLQARGRLFTEHADEVYEGQVIGIHNRSNDLTVNCLKGKQLTNVRASGTDEAQVLSPPIKHTLEQALEFIDEDELVEVTPLNVRIRKKLLTENERKRAARPAKA
- a CDS encoding bifunctional GNAT family N-acetyltransferase/hotdog fold thioesterase yields the protein MFKLITPTTENQLNKYYHFRWQMLREPWRMPVGSERDEYDPMSHHRMIVDGRGRPMAIGRLYITPDLEGQIRYMAVKNSRQSKGMGSLILVALESLARQEGAKRLVCNAREDAISFYEKNEFERRGEINDQRGPVRHQQMVKPLDPMADVLRKPEWCNELQQRWEHQIPISDKMGIKINQYTGYQFECSAQLNPNLNPHNTMFAGSAFTLATLTGWGMTWLLMKERGLTGDIVLADSNIRYRHPVEQNPVASTSLDGISGDLDRLASGRKARIIIHVTINSGDVEAVEFTGTYMLIPDYKKRLSTDSNVSV